One genomic segment of Centropristis striata isolate RG_2023a ecotype Rhode Island chromosome 13, C.striata_1.0, whole genome shotgun sequence includes these proteins:
- the LOC131982674 gene encoding TBC1 domain family member 10B-like, which produces MAEISTLSPSPPALGDPHAAPSIPPSSSVHPAANSPVTESARDMPTPRSSLYNDKALTGNTPAAQSGGSPLTPQPPLSPPKLTAEIPLTLLVHEFAPQREQPAGEDAETGAHNNKQETSDSAAAELNTETETPTLSDEPPPQSEVQQASPSPDLNPGPNLYPNVHVTHNPNPVMGDGQFMAGQPQIAAASSPMPASPVASSPMPAPPAASSPMPAPPAASSPMPAPPATSSPKPAPPASTNTAASATAEGEKPPSPQQAQNPQSQPPPLSPKPDIASEARKAELPSTPTRAEHPSPTVPLIHEPASALPLPNPNPRPAPDTLSYLESASLMSGTLESLTGLGEDGSSIGSDSEINGMAIRRTDKYGFLGGTQYSETGEKDVRVEVARQREVKWLDMFHNWDKWVKHRFQKVKLRCRKGIPSSLRSKAWQLLSNSQELIEANHGKFEELEREPGEAKWLDIIEKDLHRQFPFHEMFAARGGHGQQDLYRILKAYTIYRPDEGYCQAQAPVAAVLLMHMPAEQAFWCLVQICEKYLPGYYSAGLEAIQLDGEIFFSLLQRTCPMAYRHLKKFKIDPILYMTEWFMCIFSRTLPWASVLRVWDMFFCEGVKIVFRVGLVLLKQMLGSVDKLRELQGMYETMERLRNISPDTIREDILVQEIITLPVTEALIERECNIQVRKWRESRGELTHQPGRRLHGTRAIFEYKRRAAAISSGGSFSFLGSSIPPPGPLRASSSLLSLPGFRRSKAPFHSQKKGSFSGPSGMEGFTPQSRPAVTSKPEQGPSIKPPIPPGAGQRAPAPHIRSPLVGGASREPAPASEATPAQDQPAASAPTQSTPPNTLAPSPKIVSEQIVSSIPSPTANNAPLPPVQDSKKDAAPVADAPTGEEEVKKKKKSKEDKKKEKEDDKRKMKEKKDKDRADKERLKKEKERLEKEKKKGGKKKDKGGGEAEDKNGAAAAKDSA; this is translated from the exons ATGGCTGAAATCTCCACCCTGTCACCATCACCCCCTGCATTGGGTGATCCTCATGCAGCTCCATCTATCCCTCCGTCCTCATCAGTGCACCCTGCTGCCAATAGCCCTGTTACAGAATCTGCCAGGGACATGCCCACACCCAGGTCTTCCCTCTACAATGACAAAGCTCTGACTGGAAATACTCCTGCTGCACAGTCAGGGGGTTCACCCTTGACTCCCCAACCACCCTTGAGTCCTCCCAAACTCACTGCTGAGATCCCCCTCACATTATTGGTACATGAGTTTGCTCCACAAAGGGAGCAACCAGCAGGGGAAGATGCAGAGACTGGAGCTCATAACAATAAGCAGGAGACAAGTGACTCAGCAGCTGCAGAGTTGAATACTGAAACAGAAACCCCAACACTGTCAGACGAGCCACCACCTCAGAGCGAAGTGCAACAGGCATCCCCCTCTCCAGATCTCAATCCTGGGCCTAATCTCTATCCAAATGTGCATGTCACCCACAATCCAAATCCTGTCATGGGTGATGGTCAATTTATGGCAGGCCAACCCCAAATCGCTGCAGCTTCCAGTCCCATGCCTGCTTCTCCAGTAGCTTCCAGTCCCATGCCTGCTCCTCCAGCAGCTTCAAGTCCCATGCCTGCTCCTCCAGCAGCTTCAAGTCCCATGCCTGCTCCTCCAGCAACTTCCAGTCCTAAGCCTGCTCCTCCAGCATCTACCAATACTGCAGCATCAGCAACAGCTGAAGGGGAGAAACCTCCGTCACCTCAACAAGCACAAAACCCTCAAAGtcagcctcctcctctctccccaaAGCCAGACATTGCCAGTGAAGCAAGGAAAGCAGAACTGCCCAGCACCCCCACCAGAGCTGAACACCCAAGCCCTACTGTTCCACTGATCCACGAGCCGGCCTCTGCCCTCCCATtgcccaaccccaaccccaggCCGGCCCCTGACACCCTGAGCTACCTAGAATCAGCCAGCCTGATGTCTGGGACGTTGGAGTCTCTAACTGGGCTTGGAGAGGATGGCAGCTCTATTGGCTCAGACTCAGAGATCAATGGCATGGCTATCAGACGCACTGATAAATATGGCTTCCTGGGTGGGACTCAGTACAGTGAAACTGG TGAAAAGGATGTTCGGGTTGAAGTTGCCAGACAGAGGGAGGTAAAATGGCTTGATATGTTCCACAACTGGGATAAATGGGTAAAACATCGCTTCCAGAAG GTTAAGTTGCGCTGCAGGAAGGGGATTCCATCCTCTCTCAGATCCAAAGCCTGGCAGCTGCTGTCCAACAGCCAGGAGCTCATAGAAGCCAATCATGGAAAATTTGAG GAGCTTGAGAGAGAGCCAGGGGAAGCTAAATGGTTGGACATTATAGAGAAGGATCTCCACAGACAGTTCCCCTTCCATGAGATGTTTGCTGCTCGTGGTGGCCACGG GCAACAGGATCTGTACCGTATCCTGAAGGCCTACACTATCTACCGGCCTGACGAAGGCTACTGCCAGGCCCAGGCTCCAGTGGCTGCAGTGCTGCTCATGCATATGCCTGCTGAG CAAGCTTTTTGGTGCCTCGTCCAGATATGTGAGAAGTACCTTCCCGGCTATTACAGTGCTGGACTG GAAGCGATCCAGCTGGATGGCGAGATCTTCTTCTCCCTTTTACAGCGTACTTGTCCAATGGCGTACCGTCACCTTAAGAAGTTCAAGATTGACCCGATTCTCTACATGACTGAGTGGTTCATGTGCATCTTCTCTCGCACCTTACCATGGGCCAGTGTACTGCGTGTATGGGACATGTTCTTCTGTGAAG GGGTGAAGATAGTGTTTCGTGTGGGCCTCGTGCTACTGAAACAAATGCTTGGTTCTGTGGATAAACTTCGGGAACTACAGGGCATGTATGAAACCATGGAGCGACTAAGGAATATCTCACCTGACACTATCAGAGAGGATATATTGGTGCAGGAG ATTATCACTCTCCCTGTGACGGAGGCGCTCATAGAGAGGGAGTGCAATATCCAGGTGAGGAAGTGGAGGGAGTCCAGAGGGGAGCTGACACACCAGCCGGGCCGCCGCCTCCACGGTACGAGGGCCATCTTTGAGTACAAACGCCGCGCTGCTGCCATCAGCTCTGGCGGAAGCTTCTCTTTCCTGGGAAGCTCAATCCCCCCGCCAGGACCCCTCAGGGCTTCTTCCAGCCTCCTCTCGCTCCCTGGCTTCCGCAGGTCCAAGGCTCCATTTCATTCCCAAAAGAAGGGCTCGTTCTCAGGGCCGTCAGGAATGGAGGGCTTCACCCCTCAGTCCCGACCTGCAGTAACATCAAAGCCAGAACAAGGCCCCAGCATTAAACCACCTATTCCTCCAGGTGCAGGTCAGAGGGCACCGGCACCGCACATTCGGAGCCCCTTAGTCGGGGGTGCATCACGTGAGCCTGCTCCAGCCTCAGAAGCCACCCCAGCACAGGACCAGCCTGCTGCTTCAGCCCCAACACAAAGCACACCACCCAACACTCTAGCCCCCTCGCCCAAGATTGTCTCTGAGCAAATTGTTTCTTCTATCCCCTCTCCTACTGCAAACAACGCCCCTCTCCCGCCAGTTCAAGATTCAAAAAAAGATGCGGCGCCAGTGGCTGATGCCCCaactggagaggaggaggtgaagaagaagaagaagagcaaagaagacaagaagaaggaaaaggaagatgacaagagaaaaatgaaggaaaagaaagacaagGACAGGGCTGACAAAGAGAGgctgaagaaggagaaggagaggctagaaaaggagaagaagaaaggggGGAAGAAAAAGGACAAAGGCGGAGGAGAAGCTGAGGACAAAaatggagctgcagcagcaaaagATTCGGCCTAG